The Rhodocytophaga rosea genome has a segment encoding these proteins:
- a CDS encoding ELWxxDGT repeat protein, protein MPLLLLSSSTMMRGKHNICAKAGVCLKFSLIVSFMFLCFFSSFAQPTLVKDINTASAKYFYPMHLTQSNGILYFSASDPTHGQELWRSDGTPEGTFLLKDLNPGLAGSNPSHLLDVNGTLYFVANGYSTNTSYVTRTGGYQLWKTDGTLAGTQKVADVSLGRWDIEESPAPIVLTKAGNTVFYSTDNNPYWYYLKSSKGGSFWINRIYGEETLFTEVNNTLYISGSTYYGSGLLKTDGTEEGTSLIFAGDFPKNISSVNGILFFTAYDPVNKHALWKSDGTPAGTVLVKSIPGIIYSSLIRNTDSINGIILYFAAGSVLWKSDGTSEGTMPMKEFAASSFIYALQAVNGTLFFINGRELWKSDGTTAGTTLVKDIGAGSSEVLPSSGGYFYFKMYEPYPSKNFSLWRSDGSQSGTIKLKNFNQQSDYYYFDNRHFADVKGTLFFVPNTDELWKSDGTSAGTVKINISLPTMNGASSPQSITRAGNTLYFSANNGIQGEELWKSDGTSAGTTLVKDIYPGAADAAPSLLTAVNSVVYFSASDSLHGRELWKSDGTPEGTVLVRDIYPGTATSNVRNLIQVNGTLFFTANHPSYGEELWKSDGTPAGTVMVKDIVPGIERYDYRAFNNITVVNGLLYFTTSYPTPNNPNYYTTIFWKSDGTPAGTVQVKDINPGYYANIGNLINVNGTLFFTANDGIHGIELWKSDGTPAGTVMVKDIVPGKDGAYPEQLITNNGLLYFVFYEPSTGYAIWKSDGTAQGTSLFRKLPSGSEEYFSKLRYINGRFYFFSWRNIDDGGDGTATLWTIEDTAGSNPVKLKDNFYGRYSYSPSVFFSSNGILYFVMNDGKHGNELWRSDGTIAGTALVDDLPGSPYNDTFATLNNTLYFSIYTQKISRELWKYDPSACVSVTNKNLLVQANSVCLGQDGKILLKGSQANVPYQAYLNNAAIGNPVQGGGDITLTIPAVSLNVGNNTFTIKASGCTLVELTSKATITVLNCPTISCNNTTQSSLVVNPSSGSILSGTSLYLKTIPGASSYTLQVSTSANFTTGVITKTTASRLSIGTFYASFPELSLNQKYYVRVYTNLGLCWGPVTSFTTASAAGSTYVVNPSDGSTTTGTSLYLNTVPTATSYTVQVSTSANFTTGVLTKTTASRLSTGTYYAVFAELALNQKYYVRVKTNLSDTWGRTTSFTRVNATARLAASEESVQENLENKASLYPNPFEDKLTLVTEHTGKHSIHIVDNLGRTVYQATTQGNQTELNLAHLKAGVYMLKLSTEEGQTQVSRVIKK, encoded by the coding sequence ATGCCTTTACTTTTACTTTCTTCCTCAACCATGATGCGAGGAAAACATAACATCTGTGCCAAAGCAGGTGTCTGCTTGAAATTCTCATTGATTGTCAGCTTTATGTTTCTTTGCTTTTTCTCATCCTTTGCTCAGCCTACCCTGGTCAAGGATATTAATACAGCTTCTGCAAAATACTTCTATCCAATGCATCTGACTCAAAGCAATGGAATTCTGTATTTTAGCGCATCTGATCCTACCCACGGACAAGAGTTATGGCGCAGCGACGGTACTCCTGAAGGCACTTTTCTGCTCAAAGACCTCAATCCGGGCCTGGCTGGTTCTAATCCAAGTCACTTATTAGATGTGAATGGCACTTTGTACTTTGTAGCCAACGGGTATTCCACTAACACTTCCTATGTAACGCGTACCGGCGGTTATCAGCTATGGAAAACCGATGGAACCCTGGCAGGCACACAAAAAGTAGCAGATGTTAGTTTAGGAAGATGGGACATTGAAGAAAGCCCTGCCCCTATTGTACTGACTAAAGCAGGCAATACGGTTTTCTATAGTACTGATAATAATCCATACTGGTATTATCTAAAAAGTTCGAAGGGAGGAAGCTTTTGGATTAATCGCATCTATGGAGAAGAAACCCTCTTTACAGAAGTGAATAACACATTGTATATCAGCGGATCTACTTATTATGGTTCAGGACTGCTCAAGACAGATGGCACGGAAGAAGGAACCAGCCTTATTTTTGCAGGAGACTTTCCAAAGAATATCAGCAGTGTGAATGGCATCTTGTTTTTTACAGCCTATGATCCAGTTAACAAGCATGCACTCTGGAAAAGTGATGGCACCCCTGCTGGTACAGTGCTTGTAAAAAGTATTCCTGGCATAATCTATTCTTCCCTAATTCGTAACACTGACTCAATAAATGGAATAATACTATACTTTGCAGCAGGCTCTGTCCTCTGGAAGAGTGATGGCACTTCGGAAGGGACAATGCCAATGAAAGAATTTGCTGCAAGCTCATTTATTTACGCTCTTCAGGCTGTAAATGGAACTCTGTTTTTCATAAATGGGCGGGAACTCTGGAAAAGTGATGGCACGACAGCAGGCACCACGCTTGTAAAAGACATTGGTGCCGGAAGTTCGGAGGTCCTGCCTTCTTCAGGCGGATACTTTTATTTCAAAATGTATGAGCCTTATCCATCTAAAAATTTTAGTCTCTGGCGAAGTGATGGCAGTCAATCAGGTACTATTAAACTAAAAAATTTCAATCAACAATCTGATTATTATTATTTCGATAATAGACATTTCGCGGATGTAAAAGGCACACTGTTTTTTGTTCCCAATACGGATGAACTCTGGAAAAGCGATGGCACCTCAGCAGGCACTGTCAAAATCAATATATCTCTTCCAACGATGAATGGCGCTTCTTCTCCCCAATCCATCACAAGGGCTGGCAATACGCTCTACTTTAGTGCCAACAATGGCATCCAAGGAGAGGAACTCTGGAAAAGTGATGGTACCTCAGCAGGTACTACGCTTGTGAAAGATATTTATCCCGGAGCCGCTGATGCAGCGCCTTCGCTTCTAACGGCTGTAAATTCAGTGGTATATTTTAGTGCCAGTGATAGCCTTCATGGAAGAGAACTCTGGAAAAGTGATGGTACCCCAGAAGGTACAGTACTCGTGAGAGATATTTATCCGGGAACTGCCACTTCAAATGTTAGAAATCTGATTCAGGTGAATGGCACGTTGTTTTTTACAGCTAATCACCCAAGTTATGGAGAAGAACTCTGGAAAAGCGATGGCACCCCAGCAGGAACAGTAATGGTGAAAGATATTGTGCCAGGAATTGAAAGATATGACTATAGGGCTTTTAACAATATCACGGTTGTGAATGGCTTGCTTTATTTTACAACTTCCTATCCTACACCAAATAACCCTAATTACTATACTACTATTTTCTGGAAAAGTGATGGTACTCCTGCAGGGACAGTCCAAGTAAAAGATATCAATCCAGGATATTACGCTAACATTGGAAATCTGATCAATGTAAACGGCACTTTGTTTTTTACGGCTAATGATGGCATCCATGGGATTGAGCTCTGGAAAAGCGATGGCACCCCAGCAGGAACAGTAATGGTGAAAGATATTGTGCCAGGTAAAGATGGGGCTTATCCTGAACAGCTAATTACCAACAATGGGTTGTTGTACTTTGTGTTCTATGAACCAAGTACTGGCTATGCAATCTGGAAAAGTGATGGCACAGCACAAGGCACTTCTCTTTTCCGTAAATTACCCTCTGGTTCTGAAGAATACTTCAGTAAATTAAGATATATAAATGGCAGATTTTACTTTTTTTCTTGGCGCAATATCGATGATGGAGGAGATGGAACAGCCACCTTATGGACGATTGAAGACACTGCCGGCTCAAATCCGGTTAAATTAAAGGATAATTTTTATGGTCGTTATAGTTATAGTCCGTCTGTATTTTTCAGCAGCAATGGTATTCTTTATTTTGTGATGAATGATGGTAAACACGGTAATGAACTCTGGCGGAGTGATGGCACTATTGCAGGAACAGCTTTAGTAGATGATTTACCAGGTTCTCCCTACAATGACACATTTGCTACGCTGAATAACACCTTGTATTTCAGCATATATACACAAAAAATTAGTCGTGAGTTATGGAAGTATGATCCGTCGGCTTGTGTAAGCGTAACTAATAAAAATTTATTAGTGCAGGCAAATAGCGTGTGTCTAGGACAAGATGGAAAGATACTACTCAAAGGTAGTCAGGCTAATGTGCCTTACCAGGCTTATCTCAATAATGCAGCGATTGGCAATCCTGTACAAGGGGGAGGAGATATCACCTTAACTATACCGGCCGTGAGTCTGAATGTGGGTAATAACACATTTACCATCAAAGCCTCTGGTTGTACCCTTGTGGAACTCACTTCCAAAGCTACCATCACTGTGCTGAATTGTCCTACTATTTCCTGTAACAACACTACTCAAAGCAGCCTGGTGGTCAATCCCTCCAGTGGAAGCATCCTAAGCGGAACTAGCTTGTATCTGAAAACCATTCCGGGGGCTTCTTCCTATACCCTGCAGGTGAGTACTTCTGCTAACTTTACCACAGGAGTGATCACTAAAACCACGGCAAGCAGGCTCAGCATAGGTACTTTCTATGCCTCTTTTCCTGAACTTTCTCTCAATCAGAAGTACTATGTGAGAGTCTACACCAACCTTGGCTTATGCTGGGGACCTGTGACTTCCTTTACCACCGCTTCTGCTGCAGGTAGTACCTATGTAGTCAATCCTAGTGATGGATCAACTACCACCGGCACTTCCCTGTATCTGAACACAGTGCCTACAGCTACTTCCTACACTGTGCAGGTAAGTACCTCTGCTAACTTTACCACAGGCGTACTCACCAAAACCACCGCTAGCAGGCTCAGCACAGGTACCTATTATGCTGTGTTTGCTGAACTTGCACTCAATCAAAAGTATTATGTCAGGGTCAAAACCAATTTGTCAGATACCTGGGGCAGAACCACTTCTTTTACCAGAGTCAACGCTACGGCCAGACTAGCAGCAAGTGAAGAAAGTGTTCAGGAAAACCTGGAAAACAAAGCGAGTCTGTATCCCAATCCCTTTGAAGACAAACTTACTCTTGTTACTGAACATACAGGCAAGCATTCAATCCATATAGTAGATAACCTTGGCAGAACAGTCTATCAAGCCACCACACAAGGAAACCAAACAGAACTTAACCTGGCTCACCTGAAAGCAGGTGTATATATGCTCAAACTATCAACCGAGGAGGGACAAACACAGGTGAGTAGAGTAATTAAAAAATAA
- a CDS encoding ELWxxDGT repeat protein gives MLLLYYLLFSSPAFAQERPTGVGWLTTANGIAFFTATDSVHGTEFWRTDGTAAGTYLVKDLKPGGESSYPHSLTNVNGTLYFVCNNFTIESETYYGSYETGYEIWKSDGTTEGTMKVNQVFHIVNDRSRDFQTLFHEIGNTVFYIEPTSSNQYHLVKTDGTQAGTVRLGLFYGYGYYDYENYSFATLNNLLYFPSLFPPYGNGIWKSNGTKNGTVLVKEFPHVYDQPNPYKTPISYLITSNNSLFFRGDTETNGRELWKSDGTTAGTTLVKDIVSGTGSSSPKYLTSMNNILYFTADNGTNGRELWRSDGTEPGTMLVKDIFVGAGSSEPASFTTINGVLYFTAYNATYGRELWKSDGTTSGTLLVKDIISGVTDSNPENLTNINGVLFFSTQTDKGGVQLWKSDGTAQGTTLVKTIHEPNEATIMPLISFTTSNGKLIFITDSQLWKSDGSKAGTVPVFGPISCSATGSILQEKWLNVTGYSVGAIPLNTSPSSSAQLTSFETSPNQGDNYGERIRGYLCAPYSGNYTFYLSGDDQCELYLSSDEDPTKKVKIASVATYSGNKEWNKFSSQKSASLSLVAGKKYYIEALHKEATGGDHLAVGWQTPAQSAITVIAGSYLSPFIASCSNAAQSSLVVNPSSGSILSGTSLYLKTIPGASSYTLQVSTSANFTTGVITKTTTSRLSTGTFYASFPELSLNQKYYVRVYTNLGLCWGPVTSFTTASAAGSAYVVNPSDGATTTGTSLYLNTVPGATTYTLQVSTSADFSTGVINRSTASRLSTGTYYAVFAELALNQKYYVRVKTNLSDTWGRTTSFTRVNATARLAASEESVQQSLESKVNLYPNPFEDKLTLVTEHTGKHSIHIVDNLGRTVYQATTQGNQTELNLAHLKQGVYVLKLSTEEGQTQIIKVVKK, from the coding sequence ATGTTACTGCTTTATTATTTGCTATTCTCTTCTCCTGCATTTGCACAAGAACGGCCTACTGGTGTTGGCTGGCTTACCACAGCTAATGGAATAGCATTTTTTACAGCTACAGATAGTGTGCATGGCACAGAATTTTGGCGCACTGATGGTACAGCGGCAGGTACTTATTTAGTAAAGGATCTGAAGCCAGGAGGTGAAAGCTCCTATCCCCATAGTTTAACCAATGTCAACGGCACCTTGTATTTTGTTTGCAATAACTTTACAATAGAAAGTGAAACTTATTATGGGAGTTATGAAACAGGATACGAAATCTGGAAAAGTGATGGTACTACTGAAGGCACTATGAAAGTAAATCAGGTATTTCATATTGTTAATGATAGAAGTAGAGACTTTCAAACTCTTTTCCATGAAATAGGAAATACAGTTTTTTATATAGAACCTACCTCATCAAATCAATATCATTTAGTAAAAACAGATGGTACTCAAGCAGGCACAGTAAGGTTGGGGTTATTTTATGGTTATGGATACTATGACTATGAGAATTACTCTTTTGCAACTTTAAATAATTTATTATATTTTCCTTCTCTTTTTCCGCCATATGGAAATGGAATATGGAAGAGTAATGGTACTAAGAATGGAACAGTTTTAGTAAAAGAATTTCCACATGTTTATGATCAGCCTAATCCATATAAAACGCCAATTTCATACCTGATTACATCTAATAATAGTTTATTTTTTAGGGGAGATACAGAGACTAATGGAAGGGAACTATGGAAAAGCGATGGTACGACAGCTGGTACTACCCTTGTGAAAGACATAGTTTCCGGAACAGGAAGTTCTTCTCCAAAGTATCTGACATCTATGAATAATATACTATACTTTACGGCAGATAATGGCACTAATGGAAGAGAGTTATGGAGGAGCGATGGTACAGAGCCAGGTACAATGTTAGTGAAAGATATATTCGTCGGGGCTGGCAGTTCTGAGCCTGCAAGCTTTACCACTATAAATGGTGTTTTATACTTTACGGCTTATAATGCTACCTACGGGCGTGAACTATGGAAAAGCGATGGTACGACATCTGGTACTTTGCTTGTGAAAGATATAATTTCAGGGGTAACAGACTCTAATCCTGAAAATCTGACTAATATAAATGGAGTGTTATTTTTTAGTACACAAACTGATAAAGGTGGTGTACAGCTATGGAAAAGCGATGGAACTGCTCAAGGCACTACACTGGTTAAAACAATACATGAGCCAAATGAAGCTACTATTATGCCTTTAATTTCATTTACAACTTCAAATGGAAAACTAATTTTTATTACTGATAGTCAATTATGGAAAAGTGATGGCTCTAAAGCGGGTACAGTTCCAGTATTTGGACCTATTAGCTGCTCAGCAACAGGGAGTATCTTGCAGGAAAAGTGGCTCAATGTCACAGGCTATTCTGTGGGTGCCATTCCTTTGAATACTTCGCCTAGTTCTTCTGCTCAACTCACTTCCTTTGAAACTAGCCCCAATCAGGGAGATAATTATGGGGAGAGAATCCGTGGCTATCTGTGTGCTCCTTATAGCGGCAACTATACCTTCTACCTCTCAGGGGATGACCAGTGTGAACTCTACCTGTCCTCAGATGAAGATCCTACTAAGAAAGTAAAGATTGCCTCTGTTGCTACGTACTCTGGCAATAAAGAATGGAACAAATTCTCTTCTCAGAAATCTGCTTCTCTCTCTTTAGTAGCCGGTAAAAAGTATTACATCGAAGCCCTGCACAAAGAAGCTACCGGTGGAGATCACTTAGCAGTCGGCTGGCAAACGCCGGCTCAATCTGCTATCACTGTCATTGCCGGTTCCTATCTTTCTCCTTTCATTGCTTCCTGCAGCAACGCTGCTCAAAGCAGCCTGGTAGTCAACCCCTCCAGTGGAAGCATCCTAAGCGGAACTAGTTTGTATCTGAAAACCATTCCGGGGGCTTCTTCCTATACCCTGCAGGTAAGTACTTCTGCTAATTTTACCACAGGAGTGATCACTAAAACCACCACAAGCAGGCTCAGCACAGGCACTTTCTATGCTTCTTTTCCTGAACTTTCTCTCAATCAGAAGTACTATGTCAGGGTCTATACCAACCTTGGCTTGTGCTGGGGCCCTGTTACTAGCTTTACCACTGCTTCTGCTGCCGGCAGTGCTTATGTGGTCAATCCTAGTGATGGAGCTACTACTACCGGCACTTCGCTGTATCTGAATACGGTGCCTGGAGCAACTACTTACACCTTGCAGGTAAGCACTTCTGCTGATTTCTCTACAGGGGTGATCAACAGATCTACGGCAAGCCGACTCAGTACAGGGACCTATTATGCTGTGTTTGCTGAATTAGCACTCAATCAGAAATACTATGTGAGGGTCAAAACCAATTTGTCAGATACCTGGGGCAGAACCACTTCTTTTACCAGAGTCAACGCTACGGCCAGACTAGCAGCAAGTGAAGAAAGTGTTCAGCAAAGCCTGGAAAGTAAAGTAAATCTGTATCCCAATCCCTTTGAAGACAAACTTACTCTTGTTACTGAACATACAGGCAAGCATTCAATCCATATAGTAGATAACCTTGGCAGAACAGTCTATCAAGCCACCACACAAGGAAACCAAACAGAACTTAACCTGGCTCACCTGAAACAAGGGGTATATGTGCTCAAACTATCAACCGAGGAGGGACAAACACAAATAATTAAAGTAGTCAAAAAGTAA